A region of Sulfuricella denitrificans skB26 DNA encodes the following proteins:
- a CDS encoding WbuC family cupin fold metalloprotein: MKRIDQTLLTTLSNQAASSPRKRAHHNLHPQLDDPVQRLCIAMEPGTYVRPHRHMQPETWEILLILSGAVALLTFDDRGKVLKRIELAAGGEVTAVEIPANTWHAVASLKAGTVVFEVKQGPYTTITEANYAPWAPAEGVQAESLEGWYHRAQAGDNVPAYI, from the coding sequence ATGAAACGCATCGACCAGACTCTGCTCACCACCCTCTCCAACCAGGCCGCCTCCTCGCCGCGCAAGCGGGCGCACCACAACCTGCACCCCCAGCTCGACGATCCGGTCCAGCGCCTGTGCATCGCCATGGAACCCGGCACCTACGTCAGACCGCACCGCCATATGCAGCCGGAAACCTGGGAAATCCTGTTGATATTGAGCGGAGCCGTGGCACTGCTGACTTTCGACGATAGAGGAAAGGTGCTGAAACGGATCGAACTGGCGGCAGGAGGAGAAGTCACCGCAGTGGAAATCCCGGCCAACACCTGGCACGCGGTGGCGTCTCTGAAAGCTGGCACGGTGGTATTCGAAGTCAAGCAGGGGCCTTATACGACGATCACCGAGGCTAACTACGCTCCCTGGGCACCCGCTGAAGGAGTGCAGGCGGAATCGCTGGAGGGGTGGTATCACCGTGCTCAGGCGGGGGATAACGTGCCAGCATATATATGA